The Natranaerovirga pectinivora DNA segment TTATTAACTTCTTCTTCTAAATATTTATGAAATGTACACTTACTTTTAATAATCAACTTAGCCATTAATTCATACATATACAATAAATGGTCCTCGCTAGAATCAGGATGTATATAGATTAAATCATCTTCAAAATCAACTATTTCACCATTAGTACCAAACCCTGTTTCTACACCTGAAGTTATAAAACTATTAGCTACTGTTGCGCAATAACTTATTCCTTTTTCTATTGAATCTACTATATCAGATACTTCCCATTGGCCTTCTCTTATATCTACATTTAATAAAATCATTAATTTCCGATCTGCTGTATAGTCATATTTATTTACTTGTAAATGCCCCATCTTAGCTGTTGAACTCCAGTTAATATCCTTCATAGAGTCATTGTTATGATACTCTCTAACACCAGATATCATAAAGGGATCTTCAATAATCCACCTTTTTACTAAAATATCACCCCGTAGGCTATTATTAGGAAAAGGAATTTCTTCCATAGGCACCAGTTTAGGAAAAACGATTAAAAAACTTTCTAACTCCATATCAAGATAATTTCTTTTTCCTAAAGATATAAAATCCCCACATGTTAGTGAAACAGAATTCATCTTGTAACAACCTCTTTTTTTAGGTATAATGCTGTACTTTCTTAACACTCTCATAAAAGGAAATAAGCTAAAAACACTACTGTGGTATTCTTCATTTTTAACTACTCTGTTTTCTTCTTTGCTAAAAAATAAATTCTTATTTATTTTTGATTCAACTTTTAGCCATGGTATAGGTAATAGTTTATAATTGACAATTTCCTCTACCATTTGTACTTCACTGTCTACGAATACTCTTTCTATATTAAAATACCTGTTGTATTTTATCCTTTTTAATCCCCACTTTTTTACAATCCAACTTTGAAAATACATAAAAATAAATGTTGAAATGAACAACCATTGAACCCACATTATTTTCTCATCCCTTGCACCAACTTATATTCAGTTGGTACAATAATTTTTTTTAGTATACTATCAATAATCATTTCTGCACTTTCACCTTGGATTTTTAAAGTTCTTTTTAATACCAGCCTATGAGCCAGCACCGCTTTAGACATCTTCTTTACATCATCAGGTAACACATAATCTCTGCCTTGTATAATTGCATATATCATTGTTGCTTTTAGTAAGGCCTGACTCCCCCTTGGGCTTACACCTAATACAATATTTTCATGTTTTCTAGTCATTTCAACTATTTCCATAATATATTTCATTATTTCATCACTTATATGCACTTTTGGATATAAGTGAGATGCCTCTATTATATTCTCTATCATAGCTACACTTTTTAATTCTTCCATAGGGTTATTTTCTTTAAATCTCTTTAATATATTAAAACCTTCATCAAATGTTGGATAACCCATATTTATCTTAAATAAAAATCTATCTAATTGAGCCTCAGGTAAAGGAAATGTTCCACCTGTTTCTATTGGATTTTGTGTTGCTATTACCATAAAAGGTTTTTCTAGTATTTTAGTTACACCATCAATTGTAACCTGTTTCTCTTCCATTGCTTCTAATAAACTTGATTGTGTTCTTGGCGTAGCTCTATTTATTTCATCTGCTAATAATATATTGGTGAAAATAGGTCCAGGTCTAAATTCAAATTCACTATTCTTTTGATTATAAAAATTAATGCCTGTTACATCAGAGGGTAAAAGATCCGGTGTAAATTGTATTCTTTTAAATGAGCAATCTACAGACTTAGCAAGGCTTTTTGCTAATAGTGTTTTACCTGTTCCTGGAACATCTTCAAGCAAAACATGACTTGATGAAATGAGGGATATTATAAGTAAATCAATAATATCATCTTTACCAATGATAACTTTTTGTATATTAGCTTTTATACCATCTACCGTTACTTTAATCTTATCTAAATTCATATAAATAACAACCTCTCTTGTCTGATTTATTTATTACATTTGTAATACTTATTTTATTATACTCTTTAACAGTATTTACATCAACCTTTTTCTATGAAATTTAAATAATTAATTACTATTTACCAAAGAATATATATATAATATGTACAAATTATCCAAATAATATAATTTAGTATTAATGTATTAATAAACTTATGTAAACTAAATTTTAGTTTTAGGTATATCCATGTAACTCATTATTCCCTCATTGGAATAGATTCTTGACAACAAAAAAAAGACTATATAATAGTCTTTTTTTATTTTATGAGTCACCCGGGGCTCGAACCCGGGACAACTGGATTAAAAGTCCAGTGCTCTACCAGCTGAGCTAGTAACCCATATAATGCCCAGAGGCGGAATCGAACCACCGACACGAGGATTTTCAGTCCTCTGCTCTACCGACTGAGCTATCTGGGCAATTGAAATTGCGGGAGCAGGACTCGAACCTACGACCTTCGGGTTATGAGCCCGACGAGCTGCCAACTGCTCCATCCCGCGTTAGAATGGTGGGAGAAGGATTCGAACCTTCGAAGTCAGAAACAACAGATTTACAGTCTGCCCCCTTTGGCCACTCGGGAACCCCACCAAAATACCAAGCCGACGATCGGACTCGAACCGATAACCTGCTGATTACAAGTCAGCTGCTCTGCCAATTGAGCCACGTCGGCGTATAACCTAATAAAATACCAATTTTAAAACCTACTAGCCATAAAGGCTTATATTTTATGTCCTTATTCAAGGAACTAGATTTTAAAGTGGGCGCAACAGGGCTCGAACCTGTGACCCCCTGCTTGTAAGGCAGGTGCTCTCCCAGCTGAGCTATGCGCCCCGAACGACCCAGAAGGGACTCGAACCCTCGACCTCCGGCGTGACAGGCCGGCGTTCTAACCAACTGAACCACTGGGCCAAATTGTCGTCGTTTGTTTTAAAGCATTGTATACTTTAAAAACTACATACTGAGAAGAAGTTTTGTAACGGTTCATTCTAATGTTTTTGACATATTGTATTTGTCTTTATTTAAGACAGATACGCGTCTGC contains these protein-coding regions:
- a CDS encoding AAA family ATPase, which translates into the protein MNLDKIKVTVDGIKANIQKVIIGKDDIIDLLIISLISSSHVLLEDVPGTGKTLLAKSLAKSVDCSFKRIQFTPDLLPSDVTGINFYNQKNSEFEFRPGPIFTNILLADEINRATPRTQSSLLEAMEEKQVTIDGVTKILEKPFMVIATQNPIETGGTFPLPEAQLDRFLFKINMGYPTFDEGFNILKRFKENNPMEELKSVAMIENIIEASHLYPKVHISDEIMKYIMEIVEMTRKHENIVLGVSPRGSQALLKATMIYAIIQGRDYVLPDDVKKMSKAVLAHRLVLKRTLKIQGESAEMIIDSILKKIIVPTEYKLVQGMRK
- a CDS encoding DUF58 domain-containing protein, yielding MWVQWLFISTFIFMYFQSWIVKKWGLKRIKYNRYFNIERVFVDSEVQMVEEIVNYKLLPIPWLKVESKINKNLFFSKEENRVVKNEEYHSSVFSLFPFMRVLRKYSIIPKKRGCYKMNSVSLTCGDFISLGKRNYLDMELESFLIVFPKLVPMEEIPFPNNSLRGDILVKRWIIEDPFMISGVREYHNNDSMKDINWSSTAKMGHLQVNKYDYTADRKLMILLNVDIREGQWEVSDIVDSIEKGISYCATVANSFITSGVETGFGTNGEIVDFEDDLIYIHPDSSEDHLLYMYELMAKLIIKSKCTFHKYLEEEVNKGNSNIDYMIFSAYMDDNIQYQINNLTRLGNTVKVIFLEE